From the Halorhodospira halophila genome, one window contains:
- a CDS encoding EAL and HDOD domain-containing protein, which translates to MSEVFLARQPVFDRELRVCGYELLYRGGREDSARFVDGDAATATVILNAFMEIGLRAVTGGQPAYLNLTRRFLLQQPVPFPQHEVVLEVLEDIEPDAELRGALCRLSRQGYRIALDDYLLDGSGRERLLPCVDMVKVDVLGMAPQEIVRHARTLQRQGVPALLAEKIESREVMELCRAAGFDYFQGFFLSRPSTLSRRSVPHNRLPLLRLIASLQRPELDVREIERIIGQDVSLSYKILRYLASPLFPTRDIDSIRAAVLYLGRRQLANWAVLLAMTSYGDQPSERIVALLVRARTCEQLVRHRHGGSDPGAAFTIGLFSGLDAVLDAPLSVICAELPLSTEVRQALLELEGPYGGILAAVLAQERGDWERLAGSGIEPLQVNHHYLEALRWADAQWAWLAHLSRAERADRLPPRRRGSPSSS; encoded by the coding sequence ATGTCGGAGGTCTTCCTGGCTCGTCAGCCGGTGTTCGACCGCGAACTGCGAGTCTGCGGCTACGAACTCCTCTACCGCGGAGGGCGCGAGGACTCGGCCCGCTTTGTCGACGGCGACGCCGCCACTGCCACGGTCATCCTCAACGCCTTCATGGAGATCGGGCTCCGCGCGGTCACCGGCGGGCAGCCGGCGTATCTCAACCTCACCCGACGATTCCTCCTGCAGCAGCCCGTCCCGTTCCCGCAGCACGAGGTGGTCCTTGAGGTCCTGGAGGACATTGAGCCGGACGCCGAGCTGAGGGGGGCGCTGTGCCGGCTGTCACGGCAGGGCTACCGCATTGCCCTGGATGACTATTTGCTCGACGGCTCGGGGCGGGAGCGCCTGCTGCCCTGCGTGGACATGGTCAAGGTGGACGTGCTCGGTATGGCGCCGCAGGAGATCGTCCGCCACGCTCGGACTCTGCAGCGCCAGGGGGTGCCCGCCCTGCTCGCCGAGAAGATCGAGAGCCGGGAGGTTATGGAGCTCTGCCGTGCCGCGGGGTTCGATTACTTCCAGGGCTTCTTCCTGTCGCGGCCGTCGACCCTCTCGCGGCGCTCGGTGCCGCACAACCGCCTGCCATTGCTGCGCCTGATCGCCTCGCTGCAGCGCCCGGAGCTGGATGTCCGCGAGATCGAGCGGATCATCGGCCAGGACGTCTCGCTGTCGTACAAGATCCTGCGTTACCTGGCCTCGCCGCTGTTCCCCACGCGGGATATCGACAGCATCCGTGCCGCCGTGCTCTATCTGGGGCGGCGGCAGCTGGCCAACTGGGCCGTGCTGCTGGCCATGACCTCCTACGGCGATCAACCCTCCGAGCGCATCGTGGCCCTACTGGTGCGTGCGCGCACCTGCGAGCAGCTCGTCCGGCACCGCCACGGTGGCTCGGACCCCGGAGCGGCGTTCACCATCGGTCTGTTCTCGGGGCTCGATGCGGTGCTCGATGCGCCGCTGTCGGTCATCTGTGCCGAGTTGCCGCTGAGCACCGAGGTGCGTCAGGCTCTGCTCGAGCTTGAAGGCCCTTACGGCGGCATCCTCGCGGCGGTGCTGGCCCAAGAGCGCGGCGACTGGGAGCGCCTGGCCGGAAGCGGTATCGAGCCGCTGCAGGTCAATCACCACTACCTCGAGGCGCTGCGCTGGGCGGACGCCCAGTGGGCCTGGCTGGCCC
- the rpmG gene encoding 50S ribosomal protein L33, with amino-acid sequence MAGKSAREKIKLVSSAGTGHFYTTDKNKRNTPHKLEMKKYDPVVRKHVTYRETKLK; translated from the coding sequence ATGGCCGGGAAGAGCGCACGCGAAAAGATCAAGCTGGTGTCGAGCGCCGGCACGGGCCACTTCTACACCACCGACAAGAACAAGCGGAACACCCCGCACAAGCTTGAGATGAAGAAGTACGATCCGGTGGTGCGCAAGCACGTGACCTACCGCGAGACCAAGCTCAAGTAA
- the rpmB gene encoding 50S ribosomal protein L28, whose protein sequence is MSKVCQVTGKRPGTGNNVSHANNKTRRRFLPNLHDHRYWVESENRWVRLRVSAKGMRIIDKRGIDAVLADMRARGERV, encoded by the coding sequence ATGTCCAAGGTCTGCCAAGTCACCGGCAAGCGTCCGGGTACGGGAAACAACGTTTCCCACGCCAACAACAAGACGCGCCGGCGTTTTCTGCCCAATCTGCACGATCACCGCTACTGGGTGGAGAGCGAGAATCGCTGGGTACGGCTGCGTGTCTCCGCCAAGGGCATGCGGATCATCGATAAACGCGGCATTGACGCGGTGCTCGCCGACATGCGGGCCCGTGGGGAGAGGGTCTAA
- a CDS encoding protein-L-isoaspartate O-methyltransferase family protein, which yields MTDSARDNMIRRQIRPWNVLEPRVLEVLEEIPREAFVPEHLRGMAYSDLQLPLGNGEVMMEPRLEGRMLQELDPAPGEKALEIGTGSGYVTACLAHLCGHVTSVELQADLHRQAQQRLGAAGLGEQIELAQGDAASGWHDGQHYDVIAVTGSLPELHDGFHSSLTIGGRLFVIVGSGPMMEALRITRTGPNAWSTQSVFDTAVPPLRGLTKRNPFKL from the coding sequence GTGACTGATTCGGCACGCGACAACATGATCCGCCGCCAGATCCGCCCGTGGAACGTGCTCGAGCCGCGGGTGCTGGAGGTGCTGGAGGAGATCCCCCGAGAAGCGTTCGTGCCGGAGCACCTGCGCGGGATGGCGTACAGCGACCTGCAGCTGCCACTGGGCAACGGCGAGGTCATGATGGAGCCCCGCCTGGAGGGGCGGATGCTCCAGGAACTGGACCCGGCCCCGGGCGAGAAGGCGCTGGAGATCGGCACCGGCAGCGGCTACGTCACCGCCTGTCTGGCCCACCTGTGCGGCCACGTAACCAGCGTCGAGCTCCAAGCCGACCTGCACCGGCAGGCGCAGCAGCGGCTCGGGGCCGCCGGGCTGGGCGAGCAGATCGAGCTGGCCCAGGGCGACGCTGCCAGCGGCTGGCACGATGGCCAGCACTACGACGTGATCGCCGTCACTGGCTCCCTGCCGGAGCTCCACGACGGCTTCCACAGCTCGCTGACCATCGGCGGGCGTCTGTTCGTCATCGTCGGCAGCGGCCCGATGATGGAGGCCCTGCGCATCACGCGCACCGGCCCCAACGCCTGGTCCACCCAGAGCGTCTTCGATACCGCGGTACCGCCGCTGCGCGGCCTGACCAAGAGGAACCCATTCAAGCTTTGA
- the lpxL gene encoding LpxL/LpxP family Kdo(2)-lipid IV(A) lauroyl/palmitoleoyl acyltransferase: protein MSDTVTAPKGRRRGARPTPKDDRLLQLRFLHPRFWGVWLQLGLLRGVVALPHRARMAIGAAIGELAWHLAGERRRLALRNLELSFPELSAQRRQTIARENFRLMGIGVVETAMGWWLPMERIAELFEVHGQEHLEAARDSGRGVLLLTCHMLGLELSGARVRQITPFKALYREDRNPLVATLIRRNRRRRIEDVISNQDMRGMIRALKGGDIIWYAPDENIAPRRGGIFAPFFGIQAATTPATARLAERTDCIVLPYYPQRLPGGRYRLVFEPPLEAFPSGDIHADTARINQLIERWIRHQPEQYFWVRKRFKSRPEGEPPRY, encoded by the coding sequence TTGAGCGACACCGTGACCGCCCCCAAGGGCCGACGCCGCGGGGCCCGGCCCACCCCGAAGGACGACCGCCTGCTGCAGCTGCGCTTCCTCCATCCGCGCTTCTGGGGGGTGTGGCTGCAGCTGGGTCTGCTGCGGGGCGTGGTGGCCCTGCCCCACCGGGCGCGCATGGCCATCGGCGCCGCGATCGGCGAACTCGCCTGGCATCTGGCGGGGGAGCGGCGCCGGCTGGCCCTGCGCAACCTGGAGCTGAGCTTCCCGGAACTCTCCGCCCAGCGCCGGCAGACCATCGCCCGGGAGAACTTCCGGCTGATGGGCATCGGCGTAGTGGAGACCGCCATGGGCTGGTGGCTGCCCATGGAGCGCATCGCCGAGCTCTTCGAGGTCCACGGCCAAGAGCATCTCGAGGCCGCCCGCGACAGCGGTCGCGGCGTCCTGCTGCTGACCTGCCACATGCTTGGCCTGGAGCTCAGCGGCGCCCGGGTGCGTCAGATCACGCCGTTCAAGGCCCTTTACCGCGAGGACCGCAACCCGCTGGTGGCCACCCTGATCCGGCGCAATCGGCGCCGCCGCATCGAGGATGTGATCTCCAACCAAGACATGCGCGGCATGATCCGCGCGCTCAAGGGCGGCGACATCATCTGGTACGCGCCGGACGAGAACATCGCCCCGCGGCGCGGCGGCATCTTCGCGCCGTTTTTCGGCATCCAGGCGGCCACCACACCAGCCACCGCGCGACTGGCCGAGCGCACCGACTGCATCGTGCTGCCCTACTACCCGCAGCGGCTGCCGGGTGGGCGCTACCGGCTGGTCTTCGAGCCGCCACTGGAGGCCTTCCCCAGCGGCGACATCCACGCCGACACCGCGCGCATCAACCAACTGATCGAGCGATGGATCCGGCACCAGCCGGAGCAGTACTTCTGGGTACGTAAACGCTTCAAATCCCGACCCGAGGGTGAGCCCCCGCGCTACTGA
- a CDS encoding 3-deoxy-D-manno-octulosonic acid transferase, producing the protein MLKPVYTALLYGLSPLIWRWLVRSTRQRGGARMRRERRGYYGLTETDQPLWLHCASVGEVRTAAPLVHALAARRPGLPLLVTTATATGAETAAHVLPAATRHAYLPLDWPGAVRRFLDTFQPRAAVILETEIWPNLYAATARRSIPLLLANARLSDRTVEGAAVIRRLQGKALAHVDLILARSTLDARRFAGFGVPAERLHTLGSLKLAPPITPPPEPFAFRRPALVAASTHDDEEIRIANCWAEARRERDVPQLLVIVPRHPERGPAIRQSLQQAGFRVALRSAGEDWQWADIYVADTLGELEAFMAGAETVIIGGSLIRRGGQNLVEPARLGKPILFGPHMSNFAEESERLLAAGGAQRFFDETDLRHAIAELAQDPRTRREMGEQAAATVQAAQDTAGLYADAILAHVESRAGAPPTGD; encoded by the coding sequence ATGCTCAAACCCGTCTATACCGCCCTGCTCTACGGCCTGTCACCGCTGATCTGGCGGTGGCTGGTGCGCAGCACTCGCCAGCGCGGCGGCGCCCGCATGCGCCGCGAGCGCCGCGGATACTACGGACTGACCGAGACGGACCAGCCGCTGTGGCTGCACTGCGCCTCGGTAGGCGAGGTGCGCACCGCAGCCCCGCTGGTCCACGCCCTCGCCGCGCGCCGACCCGGGCTGCCACTGCTGGTCACCACGGCCACCGCCACCGGCGCCGAGACCGCTGCCCACGTACTGCCCGCCGCCACCCGCCACGCCTACCTGCCACTGGACTGGCCCGGGGCGGTGCGCCGCTTTCTGGACACCTTCCAGCCGCGCGCGGCGGTGATCCTGGAGACGGAGATCTGGCCGAATCTCTATGCCGCCACCGCACGGCGAAGCATCCCGCTGCTGCTGGCCAACGCCCGGCTCTCCGATCGCACCGTCGAGGGGGCCGCGGTGATCCGGCGACTGCAGGGCAAGGCCCTGGCCCACGTCGATCTCATCCTGGCCCGCAGCACCCTGGACGCCCGGCGCTTCGCCGGCTTCGGCGTCCCCGCCGAGCGTCTGCACACCCTCGGCAGCCTGAAACTGGCCCCGCCGATCACCCCACCCCCGGAGCCGTTCGCCTTCCGGCGCCCGGCACTGGTGGCCGCCTCGACCCATGATGATGAGGAGATCCGCATCGCCAATTGCTGGGCCGAGGCGCGCAGGGAGCGGGACGTGCCGCAGCTGCTGGTCATCGTCCCGCGCCACCCAGAGCGCGGGCCGGCGATCCGTCAGTCGCTGCAGCAGGCCGGTTTCCGGGTGGCGCTGCGCTCGGCCGGCGAGGACTGGCAGTGGGCCGACATCTACGTAGCCGACACCCTGGGGGAGCTGGAGGCCTTTATGGCCGGCGCGGAGACGGTGATCATCGGCGGCTCGCTGATCCGCCGCGGCGGGCAAAACCTGGTGGAGCCGGCCCGGCTGGGCAAGCCCATCCTGTTCGGGCCGCACATGAGCAACTTTGCCGAAGAGTCGGAGCGGTTGCTGGCCGCCGGCGGGGCGCAGCGGTTCTTCGATGAGACCGACCTGCGCCACGCCATCGCCGAGCTGGCACAGGATCCCCGGACCCGCCGGGAGATGGGCGAGCAGGCGGCAGCCACGGTGCAGGCGGCGCAGGACACCGCCGGCCTCTACGCCGACGCCATCCTCGCCCACGTTGAGTCGCGCGCCGGAGCGCCGCCGACCGGGGACTAA
- a CDS encoding 6-phosphofructokinase, whose protein sequence is MPKNALYAQSGGVSAVINASAWGVIEAVRGHPAHFGTCYAARNGILGVLEEEIIDLDEEDPLTLAALRHTPGGAFGSCRFDLGDLHADRAQYERLVEVFHAHDIGYFFYNGGGGSMDTAHKVARIGDELGYPITAVGVPKTIDNDLGMTDTSPGFGSAAKFIATVVREASLDVESAHTTSTRVFILEVMGRHAGWLAAAAALAQEYDGRPPMLILFPESPFDLGDFLTQLQMAIRTHGYCVVVASEGLKNPDGSLFSVAQSHDIYAYTQLGGVAPRLAEIIRQETGHKLHWSVVDYIQRAARHLASRTDVEQAYAVGRAAVEGVVAGRHGFMPVIRRESDQPYRWSIDRVPLEEVASIERGLPPSFISPDGYGITAACRDYLRPLIEGEDYPPFERGLPCYPRIRGVLRPQRCPPFRAEPPG, encoded by the coding sequence ATGCCAAAGAACGCACTATATGCTCAGTCCGGCGGCGTCTCGGCGGTCATCAACGCCAGCGCCTGGGGCGTCATCGAGGCGGTGCGCGGCCATCCGGCCCATTTCGGCACCTGCTATGCGGCCCGCAACGGGATCCTCGGGGTGCTCGAGGAGGAGATCATCGACCTCGACGAGGAGGATCCGCTGACTCTCGCCGCGCTGCGCCACACGCCCGGTGGCGCGTTCGGGTCGTGCCGCTTCGACCTCGGCGATCTCCACGCGGACCGGGCGCAGTACGAGCGCCTGGTGGAGGTCTTCCACGCCCACGACATCGGCTACTTCTTCTACAACGGCGGTGGCGGCTCCATGGATACCGCCCACAAGGTCGCGCGCATCGGCGATGAACTCGGTTACCCCATCACCGCCGTCGGTGTGCCCAAGACCATCGACAATGACCTGGGCATGACGGATACCAGCCCTGGGTTCGGGTCGGCGGCGAAGTTCATCGCCACCGTGGTCCGCGAGGCAAGCCTCGACGTCGAGTCGGCCCACACCACCTCGACCCGGGTCTTCATCCTCGAGGTGATGGGGCGTCACGCCGGGTGGTTGGCGGCGGCGGCGGCACTGGCTCAGGAGTATGACGGCCGGCCGCCAATGCTGATCCTCTTCCCCGAGAGCCCCTTCGATCTGGGTGACTTCCTGACCCAGCTGCAGATGGCGATCCGCACCCACGGCTACTGCGTGGTGGTTGCCTCAGAGGGGCTGAAGAACCCGGATGGCTCCCTGTTCTCGGTGGCGCAGAGCCATGACATCTACGCCTATACGCAGCTCGGCGGCGTGGCGCCGCGGCTCGCCGAGATCATCCGCCAGGAGACGGGGCACAAGCTGCACTGGTCGGTGGTGGACTACATTCAGCGGGCGGCCCGGCATCTGGCCTCGCGCACCGATGTCGAGCAGGCCTACGCCGTCGGGCGGGCTGCCGTGGAAGGGGTGGTGGCCGGCCGGCATGGCTTCATGCCGGTGATCCGCCGTGAATCGGACCAGCCGTATCGCTGGTCCATCGACCGGGTACCGCTCGAGGAGGTGGCGAGCATCGAGCGCGGGTTGCCGCCCTCGTTCATCTCGCCGGACGGCTACGGCATCACCGCCGCCTGTCGCGACTACCTGCGACCGCTGATCGAGGGCGAGGACTATCCGCCGTTCGAGCGCGGACTGCCCTGCTATCCGCGTATCCGCGGGGTACTACGCCCCCAGCGCTGCCCGCCGTTCCGCGCCGAACCGCCGGGTTAG